A segment of the Streptomyces pactum genome:
GCCGCCGGGACGACCGGCACCGGCCGGACCACGACCGCCACCGGGACCGCCACCAGGACGGGGACCGGCAGCCGGACGCTGCGGCATCATGCCGGGGTTGGGACGCGGACCGCCGCCGGGACGGGGACCGCCGCCCTGACCGCCCTGCGGACGCGGCATCGAGCCGGGGCTCGGACGGTTGCCGCCCGGAGCCTGGGGACGAGGACCGCCGCCCTGGCCGCCGGGAGCCTGCGGACGGGGACCGGCGCCGGGGGCACCGGGACCACCCGGGCGCGGGCCGCCCTGCGGGCGGGGCGCCTGCGGGCGCGCCATGCCGGCGTTGCCGCCGGAGGTGAAGGGGTTGTTACCCGGACGCGGGCCGCCGGGGCGGCCTCCGGGACGCTGCGCCGGGGCGCCGGGACGCTGGCCACCGGGACGGCCCTGGCCGCCCTGCTGACCGCGGTCCTGACCGCGGTCCTGACCCGGACCGGACGGACGGGCGCCACCGGGCTTGGGGGCACCGGGACGCGCGCCGCCGGGCTTCGGTCCGGCCGGAGCCGGAGTCGAGGCGGCGGGAGCGGCCGGGGCGGCCGGCGGAGCGGTGAACTCCGGGGCGGCCGGGGCCGGACGCGGCGCGGGCTTCGGGCCCGGCGTCGGACGCTGACCCTGGGACTGCGCCTGGGACGGCGCGGGAGCCGCCGGAGCCTCGGGCTGCTGGGCAGCCGCGGGCTTGGGCGCGGCCGGCGGCCGCGGGGCGGCCGGACGGTCCCCCGGTGCCTTCGCGGCGGGGGAGGGGCCTGCGGCCTGTGCCGGGGACGGCGCCGCGGGCCTGGGGGCGGCCTTCTTCGGGGCCGCGGGACGGCCGGCGGACCGGCCGTTGCCACTGCCCTGCTGGAATGCGTCTGTCAGCTTGCGTACTACGGGCGCTTCGATCGTCGAAGACGCCGAACGGACGAACTCACCGAGCTCCTGGAGCTTGGCCATGACGACCTTGCTCTCGACACCGAACTCCTTGGCGAGTTCGTAGACCCGGACCTTAGCCACTTCGCTCCTCTGAGGTCCGGGTTGCGTCCGGACCGTCGCTAGTTCATGGGCGTACTCATCGCGTACTCATCGAGTGCTCATCGCAATCTCGACCTGCTTTCACTTCGCGAGGTACCAGGCCGCACGGGGTTCCGCGCGGCTCGTCTTCGTTGGCACGTTGCCTACATGCTGCTGTCAGCAACCCTGTGCCTGCTCCACGTAGCGGCGCAACGCCTTTACGTCGAGCGGTCCCGGGACGCGGAGCGCCCGCGGGAACGCCTTGCGGCGCACTGCCTGGTCGACACAGACCGGTGCGGGGTGCACGTAAGCACCCCGGCCGGGCAGCGTACCGCGTGGATCGGGGGTGCACTTACCCTCGACCGCCACGGTGCGCAGCAGCTCGCTCTTGACCGCTCGCTCCCGGCAGCCCACGCAGGTGCGCTCAGGGCAGGCTCGGGTACGTGTCCGGCCAGACACTTCTAAGTCTACCTCCCCGGACCGACCTCACCCCTTCGGGGCAAGAATCGAACACACGCCGCACGCAAGACTGTCGTGATCTCAGCGCCGTGCGGCTTGGATCTATTCCCCGCGCTCCGCCGACGGGCGGTCGGACGACTGCTCCGACGGCTGCTCGGTGTCCGGCCGGATGTCGATCCGCCAGCCGGTCAGCCGGGCCGCGAGGCGGGCGTTCTGGCCCTCCTTGCCGATCGCCAGCGACAACTGGTAATCGGGCACGATCACACGCGCGGAGCGGGCGGCCAGGTCCACGACCTCCACCTTGGAGACGCGGGCCGGGGAGAGCGCGTTCGCCACCATCTCGGCCGGGTCGTCCGACCAGTCGACGATGTCGATCTTCTCACCGTTCAGCTCACCCATGACGTTGCGCACCCGGCCGCCCATGGGGCCGATGCAGGCACCCTTGGCGTTCAGGCCCGAGCGGGTGGAGCGTACGGCGATCTTGGTGCGGTGGCCGGCCTCGCGGGCGATCGCGGAGATCTCGACGGAACCGTCGGCGATCTCCGGGACCTCCAGGGCGAACAGCTTCTTCACCAGGTTGGGGTGCGTGCGGGACAGCGTCACGGAGGGACCGCGCACGCCCTTGGCCACCCGGACGACGTACGAGCGCAGCCGCAGGCCGTGCGGGTAGGTCTCCCCCGGCACCTGCTCCTGCACCGGCAGGATCGCCTCCAGCTTGCCGATGTCGACGAGCACGTTCTTCGGGTCGCGGCCCTGCTGGACCACGCCGGTGACGATGTCGCCCTCCCGGCCGGCGTACTCGCCGAGCGTCGCGTCGTCCTCGGCGTCGCGCAGCCGCTGCAGGATGACCTGCTTGGCGGTGGTGGCGGCGATACGGCCGAAGTCGGACGGCGTGTCGTCGAACTCGCGGGCCGCCTGGCCCTCTTCGAGGTCGTCGGGGTCCTCCTTCGCCCACACGGTCACGTGCCCGGTGTCCCGGTTGAGCTCCACGCGCGCGTGCCGGCGGCTTCCCTCGGTGCGGTGGTAGGCGATGAGGAGGGCCGACTCGATCGCTCCGACCAGCAGGTCGAAGGAGATCTCCTTCTCCCGCACCAAGCCCCGCAGGGCGCTCATGTCGATGTCCACGGCTACGCCTCCTCCTCTTCCTTGTCGTTCTTGACGTTCTTGTCGTTCTTGTCGTTCTTGCCGCCGCCGTCGTCCTTGCGGTTGAACTCGACCTGGACGCGCGCCTTGTCGATGTCGGCGAAGGCGAGTCTGCGGGTGGTGGCCTTGCGGCCCTTGACTCCCGGCACTTCGAGGTCGAGTCCGTCGTCGTCCACGGCGAGGATGCGGGCGGCCAGTTCGCCGCCTTCGTGGAGCTGGAACCGCACCAGGCGGTCCGTGGCGCGCACGTAGTGGCGGTGCTCGGTGAGGGAGCGCTCCGCGCCCGGGGTGCCGACCTCGAGGGTGTACTCCCCCTCGCCCATCGCGTCGGTCTCGTCGAGCTTCGCCGAGAGCGCGCGGCTCACATCGGCGATGCGGTCCAGGTCCGCGCCGGTGTCGGAGTCGACGACGACACGCAGCACACGCTTGCGGCCGACCGAGTCCACCGCGATCTCTTCGAGGTCCAGGCCCTGGGAGGCGACGAGCGGCTCCAGCAGCTCTCGCAGCCTCTCGCTCTGGGTGGTGCTCATCCGGGTGACTCCTCGGCCGCGTGTGCTGTTGTGGGACGGTGCGCGTGTCTGGTCAAAGGGTATCCGGTCCCGGGGGGTGTTGCCGTCCACCCCGGACCGGCGGCGCCGATGAGTGGTGCCCGGCCGGGGCCCGGGTACCGTGATCACGGGCAGGCCGCACCGCGGGACCCCGCCGCTCGCCCGTCGCTTTGCCGTCGCTTCCGTACGAGCCTGTCGAGGACGTCTGCCGTGTCGTTTTCCTCATCGCCGCCGCGCCCGCCGTCGGGGCCGCGCAGAAGGAGCCTGCTCGCGTCGGCCGCCGGCGCCGCCCTGCTCGTCGGCTGTTCCGGCGCTCCGGGCGACGGCGGCCCGAAGGGCGGTCCGCCGGCCGCCGAACGGGCACGCGCGCGTGCGGCCCGGGACAGCGAGAAGCTGGCCGGGCGGTACGCGGCGGTGATCACCGCGCATCCGGGGCTGGCGGAACGGCTGGGGCCGCTGCGCGCGGAGACCGTCCGGCACGCGGAGGCGTTCGGCGCCGTGCGTGCGGCCTCGCCCGGGGCGTCGCCCTCGGTCTCCGCGCGGGCCGCCGGCCCGGAGGACGACGCCTCTGCCGTACCGGCGGCCGAGAAGGACGCCCTGGCCCTGCTCGCCGCCGCCGAGCGGGAGCTGGCCGGCCGGCGGTCCGGGGCCCTGCTGGAGGTGCCGGGCGAGCTGGCGCGGTTGCTGGCCTCGGTGGCGGCGGCCGGATCGGCGCACGTGTATCTGCTGACGGAGGGTGACGGGTGAGCGAGGCCGAGGACCGGGAGCTGGACGCCGTTCAGGCGGCGCTGGCGGCGGAGCACGCGGCCGTGTACGGCTACGGGGTCGTGGGCGGACGGATCGGCGAGGAGCGGCGCCCCGAGGCCCGGACGGCCTACGACGCGCACCGGGCGCGGCGGGACGCGCTGGCGCGCAGGGTGCGCGACCTCGGCGGCGAGCCGGTCGCCGCTGCGGCCGGGTACGCACTGCCCTTCTCGGTGCCGGACTCGGCGGCGGCGGCGCGACTGGCGGCGGAGCTGGAGGAGCGCGTGGCCGGCGTCTATTCCGACCTGGTGCGGGCGGCCGAGGGCGAACGGCGGGCCACCGCGGCCGGGGCGCTGCGGGAGGCGGCGGTCCGGGCGGTGCGCTGGCGGGGCGGGAGCGTAGCCTTCCCTGGGCTCGCGGAGCGGGCCGACGGCCGGTCGGGGCCGGACGCGACACCGGATGCGGCGTCGGACCCGGGCTCGGACCCGGCGTCCGGCCCGGCTTCCGCTTCGACGGCTCCGACCGCGTAACACGTACGGCTGCCCGTACGGGAAGGGAACGGCTCGCGCATGGCTTTCGAACCGCCGCGGCGTCTGGTCAGGGCGCTCGGTGAGACGGCACCGGACGGTGACGACTGGTTGGAGAAGCTGCCCGAAGCGGCGGAGCGGGCCGTGGCGGTGCGCGAGTTGACCGTGGAGCGGGTGCAGGTGCCCGGCGGCCGCAGCAGTCTGGTGGTCCTGGTGCGGACGGCGGACGGGACCCCCGCGGTGCTGAAGCTGGCCCCGCGCCGGGCCCGCCCGGAGGGCGAACGGGCCGCGCTCGCCCACTGGGGCGGACTCGGCGCCGTACAACTGCTCGGAGCGGAGCCCACGGAGGGCGTGCTGCTGCTGGAGCGGCTGCATCCGGACGTGTCGGTGCGGTCGCTGCCGGAGGCGAAGGCGTTGCTGGAGGCCGCGGGGACCCTGCGGCGGCTGTGGGTCGAGCCGCCCGCCGGTCACCCCTTCGAGACCGTGGCCGAGCGGACCGGGCGGCAGGCCGAGGCGATGCGGGCGGGCGCGGTGGCCGACGCCGAGGTGGCGCCGCTGGTCGACGCGGCGCTCGCGGCCCGCGAGGAGCTGCTGGCCGCGCCGCCCGAGCCTCGACTGCTGCACGGGACGTTCCGGCAGAGCAAGGTGCTCGCCGGGGACCGGATGCCGTGGCTGGCCGTGGGTCCGGACCCGGTGGTCGGCGAGAGCGCCTTCGACCTCGCGCGGCTGGTGCGGGACCGGGTGGAGGACCTCATCGCCCAGCCGTCGGGCGCCTCGACGACCCGGCGGCGGGTCAAGCGGCTCGCCGAGTCCCTGGAGGTGGACCAGGAACGGCTGCGCGGCTGGACGCTGTTCCGCGCGGTCGAGTCGGGCGTACGGGCCCGCCGGGTGGGCCGGGAGCAGGACGCGGAACTGCTCCTGGAGTTCGCGAGCTGGCTGTAGGACGGCGGTGGGCGCGGCAGGGAGACGACGCACGCGGTGGTGAGCGCGCCGTCTCCCTACCGGGTCGCCTCCGCGTCGGGGGCCGTGGGCCCGGACGTCTCGGCTTTCGTGTGGAGGACCTCGCGGGCCTGCTCGGCGGCGCGCGCGGTGCTCTCGCTGACGAAGTCGAGGAAGCGGGCGACGTTCTCCAGGCGGGCGCCGGCCGGGGTGCCGGAGCCGAGGACGCCTACGCCCTGCCGTGCGGTCTCGACGACCTGGGCGATGGACCGGGCACTGGCCATCGTCGACTGGTACCAGACGTCGTCGTCGACGACATAGCGCTCGCGGCGTCGTTCGTCGCGCTCCCGGCGGACGAAGGCCTGCTCGTCGAGGAACGAGATCGCTTTGGAGACGGACGCCGGACTGACCTGGAGGCGCTGGACGAGTTCGGACGCGGTGAGGCTGCCGGAGTCGGTGAGGGTGAGACAGGCCATGACCCGGGCCATCATCTTGGGCATGCCCGAGGCCATGAGGACGGTGGTGAACACCTCCTCGTACTCACGCACGGCGTCGGCGTCCCGCCCGTGGGCCTGCGGCGGCACCCTCGGGCCCCGGGACGCGGCGGGCCGCCTGCGCCGGTGGGCGCGGTGTTCGGTGGCGCGGTGGGCGAGGTCGGCGCGGTAGGCGGTGGGGCCGCCGTTGCGCATCACCTCGCGGGTGATCGTCGAGGTCGGGCGGTCGAGGCGCCTGGCGATCTCCGCGTAGGCGAGGCCGTCGGCCAGCCCCAGTGCGATCTGCTGACGCTCCTGCTGAGTGAGCCTGCCTCCAGGCATCGCTGTCTCCTTCGTACTTCCTAGTGCCATCAGCATAGCGTTCACCTTCTCTCCATTGCAACGAACGAGCCGCCTTCGTTGCATTAGGCGAGAAGATCATTGCAACGATTAGTTGCCTACTAGCTGCCATTATCACTTTCCTGCGCAACGCTTTTGTTGCTCGTTCCGTGAACGCAACGTAGCGTTTCGAGCGTCAGAAAGCAGCAGCCCAAAGGAGAGCACGATGCGGACCTTCGACACCCCCAACCCGATCTCCACCGTCCTGGACATCCCCGCCGGGCGCATCCGGTTCATCGCCGCCGACCGGGCCGACACCACGGTCGAGGTCACGCCCGCGGACGCCTCGAACGGCCGCGACGTGAAGGCAGCGGAGCAGACCGGGATCGAATACGGTGACGGGGTCCTGCGGGTCGAGGCCACGGCCGCGAACCGGTTGCTCGGCAGTTCCGGCTCCATCGAGGTGACCGTCCGACTGCCCGCCGACTCCCGGGTCGAGGCCAAGGCGGCCAGCGCCGAGTTCCGCGGCGTGGGGCGGCTCGGCGACGTCACCTTCGAGGGCTCGCACGGCTCGGTCAAGCTCGACGAGGCCGCGAGTGCCCGGCTGGCCACTCTCGCCGGTGACGTCTGCGTCGGCCGGCTCGGCGGCCCCGCGGAGATCAGCACCGCGAAGGGCGACATCCGGATCTCCGAGGCGGTGCGCGGCGCGGTCGTGCTGCGCACCGAGGCCGGCGAGGTGTCGGTCGGCGCGGCCCACGGGGTCTGCGCCTCCCTGGACGCCGGCACGTCCTACGGCCGGATCCACAACACGCTCAAGAACACCGACGGCGCCGCCGCGGACCTGGCCATCCACGCGACCACCGCCTACGGCGACATCGTCGCCCGCAGCCTCTGAGGAGCACCTGTCATGACCGATCCGGCCATCGCGGCGAACTAACTGCGCAAGTACTACGGCGACAAGACCGTCCTCGACGGCTTCGACCTGACCGTTCCCGAAGGAACGGTCTGCACGCCCGGCGCTACCCGTCCCTCGCCCTGAACCCGCTGCTCACACCCGTCATGCTCCTGCTGCTGGCCGATCGCCGAGTACCAGCCCTTCACCCGCGCCATCGAAGCCCTCCGCGGACTGCTCCTCGGCACCGAGATCGGCCACAACGGCTGGCTCGCGGTCGCCTGGTGCCTGGTGCCTGGTGCCTGGGACTGGCCGTACTCGGCTACCTCTGGTCCGCCTCGAACCTCGACCGCGACCCGAGGTGACCGCCATGCCGGCGCGAGTCTCCTTGCGCGACGCGTTCCACCCGAGGGCGGCGCACCCCGACACCACGTCGGCGTCCGCCGCCCTTCTCCGTGTCATCGCCCGGCCGGGCACCTCACGGTGGCCCGGGATGTCAGGCCGTGAGGCGGGCGATGGCCTCCTCGACCGTCACTTCCTCGCGCTCCCCGGTGCGGCGGTCCTTCAGTTCGACCACGCCTTCGGCGGAACGGCGCCCGGCGACCAGGATCTTGGGTACGCCGATGAGTTCGGCGTCCGTGAACTTGACGCCCGGGGAGACGCCGGCCCGGTCGTCCACCAGGACGCGGACGCCGGCGGCGGCCAGCTTGCCGGAGACCTCGAGGGCCAGCTCGGTCTGCAGGGCCTTGCCGGCGGCGACGACGTGCACGTCGGCCGGGGCGACCTCCTGGGACCAGACGAGGCCCTTGTCGTCGGCGTGCTGCTCGGCGAGGGCGGCCACCGCGCGGGAGACGCCGATGCCGTAGGAGCCCATGGTGACGCGGGCCGGCTTGCCGTTCTGGCCGAGGACGTCGAGCTTGAGGGCGTCGGTGTACTTGCGGCCCAACTGGAAGATGTGACCGATCTCGATGGCGCGGTCCAGCCTGAGACCGGTGCCGCACTTCGGGCAGGGGTCGCCCTCCCGGACCACGACGACGTCGACGTACGCGTCGACCTCGAAGTCACGGCCCGCCACGACGTTCCTGGCGTGCGTGTGCTCCTTGTTGGCACCCGTGATCCAGGCCGTGCCCGGCGCCACGCGCGGGTCGGCGATGTACTGCACCTTCTCGCCCAGGCCCTGCGGACCGACGTAGCCGCGGACCAGGTCGGGGCGGCCCACGAAGTCCTCGGCGGTGACCAGCTCGACGGCGGCCGGGGCGAAGTGCGCCTCGACCTTGTCCAGGTCGACCTCGCGGTCGCCGGGGACGCCCACGGCGACGATCTCGCCGTCGACCTTGACGAGGAGGTTCTTCAGCGTGGCGGAGGCCGGGACGCCGAGGGAGGCGGCGAGGGTCTCGATGGTGGGGGTGTCGGGGGTCGGGATGTCCTCGGCGGCGGGCACGGCTGCCGCATCCGCGGGCTGCAGGGCGTAGGTGATCGCCTCGGTGTTGGCGGCGAAGTCGCAGTTCGGGCAGTCCGCGAAGGTGTCCTCGCCGGCCTCGGCCGGGGCGAGGAACTCCTCGGACTTGGAACCTCCCATCGCGCCGGCGGTCGCGGCGCAGATGCGGTAGTCGAGGCCGAGGCGCTCGAAGACGCGCTGGTAGGCGGCGCGGTGCAGGGCGTAGGACTCGGCGAGGCCCTCGTCGGCGACGTCGAAGGAGTAGGAGTCCTTCATCAGGAACTCGCGGCCGCGCAGGATGCCGGCCCGGGGGCGGGCCTCGTCGCGGTACTTGTTCTGGATCTGGTAAAGGATGACCGGCAGGTCCTTGTAGGAGGACGCCTGGTCCTTCACCAGCAGGGTGAAGATCTCCTCGTGGGTGGGGCCGAGGAGGTAGTCGCCGCCCTTGCGGTCCTGGAGGCGGAACAGCTCGGGGCCGTACTCCTCCCAGCGGCCGGTGGCCTCGTACGGCTCGCGCGGCAGCAGGGCGGGGAGCTGGACCTCCTGGGCGCCGATGGCGTCCATCTCCTCGCGGACGATGCGCTCGACGTTGCCGAGGACCTTCTTGCCGAGCGGCAGCCAGCTCCAGAGGCCGGCGGCGGTGCGGCGCACGTAGCCGGCGCGGACCAGCAGCTTGTGGCTGAGGACCTCGGCGTCCGCCGGGTCGTCGCGCAGCGTCTTCGCCATCAACTTCGACATGCGCTGGACCGGTGCGTTGGCCATGGTTCTCGTGTCTCCTGCTGCGTAAGGATGGTGCTAGGAGGTTAGCCGGGTGGTCCAGCCCGGCGGAAATCGGTTACGGGCCTCAGGTCCCGTCCCGGGGCCGGCGCAGCGGGAGCGGGGCGCCCATCACGGCGTACGGCTTGGGGGCGCTGGGGAAGAGGACCTGCCGGGCGAGGTCCTGGTAGCCGAGGGAGCGGTAGAGGCCGCGGGCGGGGCTCTCGGTGTCGATCGCGGAGAGGATCGAGCGGGGCTCGGCGGCGGCGTCGGTGATCGTGGTGATCAGGGAGCGGCCCGCGCCGCGGTTCTGGTGGGCGGGGTGGACGTGGAGTTCGGTGATGACGAAGGAGTCGTCGAGCCAGGTGTCGTTGCCCTGGGCGCGGAGGTAGGGCTCGACGACGGTGGACCACCAGTGGGCGCGGTCGTTGGGCATGCCGTAGACGAAGCCGACGAGGTCGCCGCCGACGGTGGCGCCGAGGGCTCTGGCGCCGGGGTGGGTCATGTGGCGCAGGACGATCTGGCGGCGGACGGCCACCTCGTCGGGGCCGAGTCCGAACGCGGCGGCTTGGACCGCGAGGGCCTCGTCCACGTGCGCGGCGAGGTCCAAGGGGCCGATCACGAGCTCCATGGCCGGGAGCCTAGCGCTTCGCTGAACAGGGGCGGAGGTACGGGCTGTCGTTCGGGGGCCGGTGCTGGGAGCCGGTCGTGGCTCAGAACAGGATGCTCATGAAGGCGCCGATCTCCTGGAAGCCCACCCGCTGGTACGTCCGTCGTGCCGCCGTGTTGAAGTCGTTCACGTACAGGCTCGCCACCGGGGCGACGTCCGCGAGGGCGTAGCGGAGGATGGCCGCCATGCCCGGTGCCGCGAGGCCGGTGCCCCGGTACTCGGGGGCCACCCATACGCCCTGGATCTGGCAGGCGCGGTCGGTGGCGGCGCCGATCTCGGCCTTGAAGACGACCCTGCCGTCGGTGTCGAAGCGGGCGAAGGAGCGGCCGGAGCCGACGAGTTCGGCGACCCGGGCCTGGTAGAGCAGGCCGCCGTCGCCGGCCATCGGGGAGATGCCGACCTCCTCGGTGAACATCGCCACGCAGGCCGGCATGATCCGCTCCATCTCGTCCTTGCGGACGCGGCGGACGTAGGGGTCGGGGGTGATGTCGGCGGGCATGCGGTCGGTGACCATGAGGGGCTGCCTGGTGCGTACCTCGCGGGGCGGGCCCCAGCCCGGTTCGAGCAGTCGCCACAACTGGGCGGTGGTGTCGGCGGGGCCGACGATCGAGGAGCAGCGGCGGCCGGCCCGCCGGGCGCGGTCGGCGAAGGCGCGGACGGCGCGCGGGGTGGCGCAGATCGGGACGAGGTTGGCGCCCGCGTAGCACAGGGACGTCAGCATGCCGTGCTCGTACCAGCCCCACATCTCGCCGCCGAGCCGCCACGGGTCGAGGCCGGCGATCCGCACCCGGGCGGTCACGAAGGCGTTCGCGACCGGCTCGCGGTCGAGGACGGCGAGCGCTGCGTCCAGGTCGCTCGGTTCGAGCACGCGGGAGGTGGTCTGCGTCAACACGTGCGGGGGCCTCACCCTGAGATCTGCTGGTCTCCGCACTGTACCTGCCGTGAATATGCCGCGCCGCCCCCTGGGACGACGCGGCCGGTGCGGGGGCCGGGTCAGCCCGCGACGGACACCGAGGGCTCGCCGGAGGTCACGCCGTCGGCCTCCATCTGCTCGGCGATCTTCATGGCCTCCTCGATGAGGGTCTCCACGATCTTGGACTCGGGGACGGTCTTGACGACCTCGCCCTTGACGAAGATCTGGCCCTTGCCGTTGCCGGAGGCGACGCCGAGGTCGGCCTCGCGGGCCTCGCCGGGACCGTTGACGACACAGCCCATGACGGCGACGCGCAGCGGGACGTCCATGCCCTCCAGGCCGGCGGTGACCTCCTCGGCCAGCTTGTAGACGTCGACCTGGGCGCGGCCGCAGGACGGGCAGGAGACGATCTCCAGGCCGCGCCGGCGCAGGTTCAGCGACTCCAGGATCTGGATGCCGACCTTGATCTCCTCGACCGGCGGGGCCGACAGGGAGACGCGGATGGTGTCGCCGATGCCCTGGGAGAGCAGCGCGCCGAAGGCGACGGCCGACTTGATGGTGCCCTGGAAGGCGGGCCCGGCCTCGGTGACACCGAGGTGCAGCGGGTAGTCGCACTGGGCGGCGAGCTGCCGGTAGGCCTCGACCATGACGACCGGGTCGTTGTGCTTGACGGAGATCTTGATGTCCCGGAAGCCGTGCTCCTCGAAGAGCGACGCCTCCCACAGCGCGGACTCCGCCAGCGCCTCGGGCGTCGCCTTGCCGTACTTCTGGAGCAGACGCCGGTCCAGCGACCCCGCGTTCACGCCGATGCGGATCGGGGTGCCGTGGTCCTTCGCCGCCTTGGCGATCTCCTTGACCTTGTCGTCGAACTGCTTGATGTTGCCGGGGTTCACCCGGACCGCCGCACAGCCCGCCTCGATCGCGGCGAACACGTACTTGGGCTGGAAGTGGATGTCCGCGATCACCGGGATCTGCGACTTGCGCGCGATCACCGCGAGGGCGTCCGCGTCGTCCTGCGTCGGGCAGGCCACCCGCACGATCTGGCAGCCGGACGCCGTCAGCTCGGCGATCTGCTGGAGCGTCGCGCCGATGTCGGACGTACGCGTCGTGGTCATGGACTGCACCGACACGGGGGCGTCGCCGCCCACCGCCACGGGCCCGACCTGGATCTGACGGCTCTTGCGGCGCTCCGCGAGCCTGGTCGGAACGTCCGGCATGCCGAGAGAAATCGCAGTCATCTGCTGTGCAACCCCAAGTCGTGGATCAAGGTCCGGCCCCGTTCAGCGGCGGGCTCCGGCCTCCGAGATTACGGCACCGACGTGAACGCCGGGCACACGGCGTACGGGAGATGCACCCTTTGGCATCCGTCTGCCGGGAGACCGGCGTGAAGCCCGGCCCGGAGGGACATGCTCCCCGGATCGGGCTTCTCGTCGGATCGTTCGGATCGTTCGGATCGTCCGTACGTCAACTGATCCGTACCGGATTGACGACGTCCGCCACCAGGACCAGCAGCGTGAAGCAGACGAAGACGCCCGCCACCACATAGGCCACCGGCATCAGCTTCGCCACGTCGAACGGGCCCGGGTCCGGGCGGCGCAGCACCTTGGCCGCGGTGCGGCGCAGCGACTCCCACAGCGCGCCCGCGATGTGGCCGCCGTCGAGCGGCAGCAGCGGGAGCATGTTGAAGAGGAACAGGGAGAGGTTGAAGCCGGCCACCAGCATGACGAACATGGCGAGCTGCTGGGTGGGCGGGATGTCCAGGGTGGCGATCTCGCCGCCGACGCGGGCGGCGCCGACGACGCCCATCGGGGAGTCCGCCTCGCGGGGTCCGTCGCCGAAGGCCGCGTCCCACAGGGCGGGGATCTTGGCGGGCAGGGCGGCGAGGGAGTCGACGGCGTCGCCGATCCGGTCGCCCATCCAGGTCACGGACTGGCCGAAGTCCTGTTTCACCACGCCGGTGGCGGCGCTGAAGCCGAGGAAGCCGGCGGTGACGTACTCGCCCTCGACGATCTGTCCGTTGGCGTCCTTCTTCGCGACCTGGTTGGTGGCGATGGTCGCCTGGAGGGTGACCTCCTGGCCTGCGCGCTCGACGACGACCGGCACCTTCTCGCCGGGGTTGGCGCGGATCATGTTGGACAGCTTGTCCCAGTCGTCGGTCCGCACGCCGTCGAAGGAGACGATCTTGTCGCCCGCCTTGAGGCCCGCCGCCGCGGCCGGGGAGGCCGGGTCGGACTTGGTGCAGTCGTCGCGGTTCTCGCTCTGTGAGATGACGCACTGGGAGACGGAGCTCACCGTGGTGGTCTGCTGCGAGATGCCGAAGCCCATGAGGACGGTGAGGAACAGCACCACCGCGAGGATGAGGTTCATGAACGGGCCCGCGAACATCACGATGACGCGTTTCCAGGGCTTGCGCGTGTAGAACAGGCGCTTCTCGTCACCCGGCTGCAGCTCCTCGAAGGCGGCCGAGCGGGCGTCCTCGATCATCCCGCGCCAGGGCGAGGTGGAGCGGGCCTCCAGCCGGCCGTCGGCGCCGGGCGGGAACATTCCGATCATGCGGATGTAGCCGCCGAACGGGATGGCCTTGACCCCGTACTCCGTCTCGCCCTTCTTCCGGGAGAAGAGCGTCGGCCCGAAGCCGACCATGTACTGCGGCACGCGGATGCCGAACATCTTGGCGGTGGACAGGTGCCCCAGCTCGTGCCAGGCGATGGAGAACAGCAGGCCGACCGCGAAGACGACT
Coding sequences within it:
- a CDS encoding proline--tRNA ligase translates to MANAPVQRMSKLMAKTLRDDPADAEVLSHKLLVRAGYVRRTAAGLWSWLPLGKKVLGNVERIVREEMDAIGAQEVQLPALLPREPYEATGRWEEYGPELFRLQDRKGGDYLLGPTHEEIFTLLVKDQASSYKDLPVILYQIQNKYRDEARPRAGILRGREFLMKDSYSFDVADEGLAESYALHRAAYQRVFERLGLDYRICAATAGAMGGSKSEEFLAPAEAGEDTFADCPNCDFAANTEAITYALQPADAAAVPAAEDIPTPDTPTIETLAASLGVPASATLKNLLVKVDGEIVAVGVPGDREVDLDKVEAHFAPAAVELVTAEDFVGRPDLVRGYVGPQGLGEKVQYIADPRVAPGTAWITGANKEHTHARNVVAGRDFEVDAYVDVVVVREGDPCPKCGTGLRLDRAIEIGHIFQLGRKYTDALKLDVLGQNGKPARVTMGSYGIGVSRAVAALAEQHADDKGLVWSQEVAPADVHVVAAGKALQTELALEVSGKLAAAGVRVLVDDRAGVSPGVKFTDAELIGVPKILVAGRRSAEGVVELKDRRTGEREEVTVEEAIARLTA
- a CDS encoding GNAT family N-acetyltransferase, which codes for MELVIGPLDLAAHVDEALAVQAAAFGLGPDEVAVRRQIVLRHMTHPGARALGATVGGDLVGFVYGMPNDRAHWWSTVVEPYLRAQGNDTWLDDSFVITELHVHPAHQNRGAGRSLITTITDAAAEPRSILSAIDTESPARGLYRSLGYQDLARQVLFPSAPKPYAVMGAPLPLRRPRDGT
- a CDS encoding GNAT family N-acetyltransferase gives rise to the protein MLTQTTSRVLEPSDLDAALAVLDREPVANAFVTARVRIAGLDPWRLGGEMWGWYEHGMLTSLCYAGANLVPICATPRAVRAFADRARRAGRRCSSIVGPADTTAQLWRLLEPGWGPPREVRTRQPLMVTDRMPADITPDPYVRRVRKDEMERIMPACVAMFTEEVGISPMAGDGGLLYQARVAELVGSGRSFARFDTDGRVVFKAEIGAATDRACQIQGVWVAPEYRGTGLAAPGMAAILRYALADVAPVASLYVNDFNTAARRTYQRVGFQEIGAFMSILF
- the ispG gene encoding flavodoxin-dependent (E)-4-hydroxy-3-methylbut-2-enyl-diphosphate synthase, producing the protein MTAISLGMPDVPTRLAERRKSRQIQVGPVAVGGDAPVSVQSMTTTRTSDIGATLQQIAELTASGCQIVRVACPTQDDADALAVIARKSQIPVIADIHFQPKYVFAAIEAGCAAVRVNPGNIKQFDDKVKEIAKAAKDHGTPIRIGVNAGSLDRRLLQKYGKATPEALAESALWEASLFEEHGFRDIKISVKHNDPVVMVEAYRQLAAQCDYPLHLGVTEAGPAFQGTIKSAVAFGALLSQGIGDTIRVSLSAPPVEEIKVGIQILESLNLRRRGLEIVSCPSCGRAQVDVYKLAEEVTAGLEGMDVPLRVAVMGCVVNGPGEAREADLGVASGNGKGQIFVKGEVVKTVPESKIVETLIEEAMKIAEQMEADGVTSGEPSVSVAG
- a CDS encoding M50 family metallopeptidase, which gives rise to MFILGIVVFAVGLLFSIAWHELGHLSTAKMFGIRVPQYMVGFGPTLFSRKKGETEYGVKAIPFGGYIRMIGMFPPGADGRLEARSTSPWRGMIEDARSAAFEELQPGDEKRLFYTRKPWKRVIVMFAGPFMNLILAVVLFLTVLMGFGISQQTTTVSSVSQCVISQSENRDDCTKSDPASPAAAAGLKAGDKIVSFDGVRTDDWDKLSNMIRANPGEKVPVVVERAGQEVTLQATIATNQVAKKDANGQIVEGEYVTAGFLGFSAATGVVKQDFGQSVTWMGDRIGDAVDSLAALPAKIPALWDAAFGDGPREADSPMGVVGAARVGGEIATLDIPPTQQLAMFVMLVAGFNLSLFLFNMLPLLPLDGGHIAGALWESLRRTAAKVLRRPDPGPFDVAKLMPVAYVVAGVFVCFTLLVLVADVVNPVRIS